In Candidatus Poribacteria bacterium, the following proteins share a genomic window:
- a CDS encoding LamG domain-containing protein, whose amino-acid sequence MIDLGRYFTFSFSVLFLLGSLVTPALGQGEKKEALIGHWTFEAGAELEDMTGHFGDIDLLDADVKDGKLHIGSNEWAMTTGYKGDDIGPDKTLVTWLYLDDLNVTRGATLAVNKSSGDTFDAIVYAERQPKRWMAGSSHFRRTQDAIPGFEEKETGKLIQLAISYQDEGGNAKITIYRNGERIGGYTMGPIRSWEAGDVEALFGPRALIGGTAYGWVVARVEDARIYNAALSKKEINNLVENTLDIQARGKLTTVWGRLKLTE is encoded by the coding sequence ATGATAGATCTCGGGCGTTATTTCACATTCAGTTTTTCTGTATTGTTTTTGCTCGGCAGTCTCGTAACGCCAGCGTTGGGACAAGGCGAAAAAAAGGAAGCTTTGATCGGACACTGGACCTTTGAGGCAGGGGCTGAATTGGAAGATATGACGGGCCACTTTGGCGATATTGATCTCTTAGATGCCGATGTGAAGGATGGGAAATTGCATATCGGCAGCAATGAGTGGGCAATGACTACGGGCTATAAAGGCGATGACATCGGTCCCGATAAAACATTGGTAACATGGCTTTACTTAGACGATCTGAACGTCACAAGAGGTGCCACACTGGCGGTGAATAAAAGCAGTGGAGATACCTTTGACGCGATTGTCTATGCGGAACGACAACCGAAACGCTGGATGGCGGGTAGCAGCCACTTTAGACGCACACAGGATGCAATTCCTGGGTTTGAAGAAAAAGAGACAGGGAAGTTAATCCAATTGGCGATTTCGTATCAAGACGAGGGTGGAAACGCCAAGATTACGATATATAGAAACGGTGAGCGTATCGGTGGTTATACAATGGGACCGATCAGGTCTTGGGAAGCCGGCGACGTAGAAGCACTTTTCGGTCCGCGTGCCCTTATCGGTGGTACCGCCTACGGTTGGGTCGTCGCTCGCGTGGAAGATGCGAGAATCTACAACGCTGCTCTCAGTAAAAAAGAAATTAACAATTTGGTTGAGAACACGCTCGACATCCAGGCGCGTGGTAAACTCACGA